The sequence GCCGGTGACGGCGGCGGATATTGACACGGTGCTGTCGGCTCCTGACCCGGAATTGGTTACCCAGATGCACCGGGATGTGTTGGCGCACACGCGTCGGGGGGAGGAAATCTGTGCCCGCACGTTTGGTCAATGGCAGTACATTCAGGCCATTCGCACCCACGAAATTACCTTTGGCATTGGGCCAGCGGGGACGGGCAAAACCTATCTGGCCGCCGTGTTGGCGGTGCAAGCCCTCCAGAACCAGGAATGTGAGCGGTTGATCCTGACCCGACCGGCGGTGGAAGCGGGGGAAAAATTGGGGTTTTTGCCGGGGGATTTGCAACAAAAAATCAGTCCGTATTTACGACCGCTGTACGATGCCCTGTACGATTTACTCGACCCGGTGCGGATTCCCCAGTTGCTGGAGCGGGGGGTGGTCGAGGTGGCACCTCTAGCGTATATGCGGGGGCGGACATTGAACCGGGCATTTATTATTCTGGATGAGGCGCAAAACACCACGCCGGGGCAGATGAAAATGCTGTTAACCCGCCTGGGGTTTGGTTCTCGGATGGTGATTACCGGCGATACGACCCAGGTGGATTTGGACCGGCGGCAGGATTCGGGGTTGACGGTGGCGGCGCAGGTCTTGAAAGGAGTGCCGGGGATTGGCTTTTGTCACCTGACGGCGGCGGATGTGGTGCGTCATCCCCTGGTGCAACGGATCGTGACTGCCTATGAACAGTACGAACAGTCGGGGTGATAGCGCTGTATTTCTTGGTTAATCTAAGGAACTGCTGAGGAACGACCAAGAGCGAACTGTAGCGTATCAGGGGATAAATTGCTTTCCCCACTCTGTAACATAACCCACAATTACTTGGATAGGATTACCCCTTTTCACAGGGGATTTTAGATCAATCATTCACCGATGGATGTACGACTTCCCGTTTGAGTAAAAAATGTGCAACAACAATGCCCACTATGGCTAACAAAGCCATCGGGTAAAACACATAAACGTATGTGCCAAAAAAATCCCGCACCCGACCAACCACCAGGGTTCCCACTAATGCCCCAACCCCATAAGCTGTAAAAATAATGCCATAGTTTTGGGCATATTGATCGGGGTTAAAAAAACGCAGGGTGATGGTCGGAGCCATTGCCAGCCAACCCCCCAGACAAAACCAAAATAGGCAGAAGGCGATAAGATAAGTGGTGATTTGACCGGCGGTTGCCTTCATCATTAAAATGCAGGCGATCAAGGTCAAAACGTAGGATAAAATCGCAATATGGTGGGGCTTGAATCGGTCCGCTAAATAGCCAAATAAGGGGCGGCT comes from Synechococcus sp. C9 and encodes:
- a CDS encoding PhoH family protein, with protein sequence MVLPLPNRASALALAGVGEVNLRQLTQATGVQAVLRGQELHLVGQESQVNQCMQVVDALAHLWRRGQPVTAADIDTVLSAPDPELVTQMHRDVLAHTRRGEEICARTFGQWQYIQAIRTHEITFGIGPAGTGKTYLAAVLAVQALQNQECERLILTRPAVEAGEKLGFLPGDLQQKISPYLRPLYDALYDLLDPVRIPQLLERGVVEVAPLAYMRGRTLNRAFIILDEAQNTTPGQMKMLLTRLGFGSRMVITGDTTQVDLDRRQDSGLTVAAQVLKGVPGIGFCHLTAADVVRHPLVQRIVTAYEQYEQSG